A genomic stretch from Arachis stenosperma cultivar V10309 chromosome 3, arast.V10309.gnm1.PFL2, whole genome shotgun sequence includes:
- the LOC130970329 gene encoding glucose-6-phosphate 1-dehydrogenase 3, chloroplastic-like isoform X1, protein MKLAENLWEKALNWNLILRLSRENCGEKMDEFLKRCFYHSGQYDSQENFAALDKKLKEHENGKASNRLFYLSIPPNIFIDAVKCASSSASSGNGWTRVIVEKPFGQDSESSAALTKSLKQYLREDQIFRFST, encoded by the exons ATGAAGTTGGCAGAAAATTTATGGGAGAAAGCCCTG AACTGGAACCTGATTCTCCGGTTATCCAG AGAGAACTGCGGTGAAAAGATGGATGAATTTCTTAAGAGATGCTTCTACCATTCTGGTCAGTATGACTCTCAGGAAAACTTTGCAGCACTGGACAAGAAGCTTAAGGAACATGAG AATGGGAAAGCTTCTAATCGCCTGTTCTATCTATCAATTCCTCCAAACATATTCATAGATGCTGTAAAATGTGCCAGTTCATCAGCATCTTCTGGTAATGGTTGGACAAGAGTCATTGTTGAGAAGCCTTTTGGTCAAGATTCAGAATCTTCAGCTGCTTTAACAAAATCGCTCAAGCAGTATCTTCGTGAGGATCAAATTTTCAGGTTTTCTACCTAA
- the LOC130970329 gene encoding glucose-6-phosphate 1-dehydrogenase 3, chloroplastic-like isoform X2 has translation MATLTNWNLILRLSRENCGEKMDEFLKRCFYHSGQYDSQENFAALDKKLKEHENGKASNRLFYLSIPPNIFIDAVKCASSSASSGNGWTRVIVEKPFGQDSESSAALTKSLKQYLREDQIFRFST, from the exons ATGGCAACACTAACT AACTGGAACCTGATTCTCCGGTTATCCAG AGAGAACTGCGGTGAAAAGATGGATGAATTTCTTAAGAGATGCTTCTACCATTCTGGTCAGTATGACTCTCAGGAAAACTTTGCAGCACTGGACAAGAAGCTTAAGGAACATGAG AATGGGAAAGCTTCTAATCGCCTGTTCTATCTATCAATTCCTCCAAACATATTCATAGATGCTGTAAAATGTGCCAGTTCATCAGCATCTTCTGGTAATGGTTGGACAAGAGTCATTGTTGAGAAGCCTTTTGGTCAAGATTCAGAATCTTCAGCTGCTTTAACAAAATCGCTCAAGCAGTATCTTCGTGAGGATCAAATTTTCAGGTTTTCTACCTAA
- the LOC130965978 gene encoding ras-related protein Rab7-like, which yields MRLFWQIWDTTGQERFNSLGAAFYRGVDCCVLVYDVNAHNTFDTLNNWHDEFIKQVDLNDHEAFPFVLLGNKVDVDGGNSRKVTEKKAREWCASRGNLPYFCLIDTCVLIFLSLA from the exons ATGAGACTCTTTTGGCAGATTTGGGATACAACAGGACAAGAAAGGTTCAATAGTTTAGGTGCTGCATTTTATAGAGGTGTAGATTGTTGTGTTTTGGTGTATGATGTAAATGCACACAACACATTTGACACACTAAACAATTGGCATGATGAGTTCATTAAGCAG GTAGATTTGAATGATCATGAAGCATTTCCCTTTGTGTTACTTGGGAACAAGGTTGATGTAGATGGTGGGAACAGTAGAAAG GTGACTGAGAAGAAAGCTAGGGAATGGTGTGCTTCTAGAGGGAACCTACCATATTTCTGTTTAATTGATACCTGTGTACTAATCTTTTTGTCACTGGCATAG